A window from Mangifera indica cultivar Alphonso chromosome 2, CATAS_Mindica_2.1, whole genome shotgun sequence encodes these proteins:
- the LOC123200152 gene encoding probable polyamine transporter At3g13620: MMQQATSQLTHLLEQNQQPATPKKLHLLPLVFLIFFEVAGGPYGEEQAVGAAGPLFAILGFLIFPFIWSMPEALVTAELATTFPGNGGYVIWAHRAFGPFWGSLMGSWKFLSGVINLASYPVLCIDYLKLVIPVISSGFPHYFAVFLSTCVLSFVNYTGLAIVGYTAVTLGVLSLLPFVILTIVAIPKIEPSRWISLGQKGVKKDWRLFFNTLFWNLNFWDNASTLAGEVEHPQSTFPKALFSAGLLTCLAYLIPLLAATGAIPLNQENWVDGYFADVAEIISGKWLKFFVEIGACLSIIGLYEAQLSSCAYQILGMANLGILPQVFEVRSTHFGTPWPGILLSTLIALAVSYLNFSNIISCVNFLYSLGMLLEFASFLWLRRKLPEIERPFRVPLGPPGLIVLCIVPSGFLVYVMVVATKTVYLVSALLTVFGVLWYFSMKLCKSRMWLAFKNVEEKLADEFD, translated from the coding sequence atgatgCAACAAGCAACCTCCCAACTAACTCATCTTCTTGAACAAAACCAACAACCAGCAACCCCGAAGAAACTACACCTCCTTCCTCTCgtcttcctcatcttctttgAGGTCGCCGGCGGCCCCTATGGCGAGGAGCAAGCGGTGGGGGCTGCCGGTCCCCTCTTCGCCATCTTGggtttccttattttccccttcATTTGGAGCATGCCTGAGGCCCTTGTAACTGCTGAACTTGCCACAACTTTCCCTGGAAATGGAGGCTATGTCATTTGGGCTCATCGGGCCTTCGGCCCCTTCTGGGGTTCCCTCATGGGGTCCTGGAAATTCCTCAGCGGGGTCATCAACTTGGCCTCGTATCCAGTTCTTTGCATAGACTATCTCAAGTTAGTTATTCCGGTTATTTCTTCAGGATTTCCTCATTATTTTGCAGTCTTTTTATCTACTTGtgttttatcttttgttaaTTACACAGGCTTGGCAATAGTGGGTTACACTGCTGTGACTCTAGGAGTTCTTTCACTTTTACCATTTGTTATTTTAACCATTGTTGCAATTCCCAAAATTGAGCCTTCAAGATGGATCAGTTTAGGCCAAAAGGGGGTTAAAAAAGATTGGAGATTGTTCTTCAATACCCTTTTTTGGAACTTGAATTTCTGGGACAATGCTAGTACTTTAGCCGGTGAAGTTGAGCACCCACAAAGCACTTTCCCAAAAGCGCTTTTCTCAGCTGGGTTGCTTACCTGTTTGGCCTATTTGATACCTCTGCTTGCAGCCACTGGCGCCATACCTTTAAACCAAGAAAATTGGGTTGATGGGTATTTTGCCGATGTGGCAGAAATCATTTCAGGaaaatggttaaaattttttgtcgaAATAGGGGCTTGTTTGTCAATTATTGGGCTTTATGAAGCTCAATTAAGTAGTTGTGCATACCAAATTCTAGGCATGGCAAATTTAGGGATTTTGCCACAAGTTTTTGAGGTTAGATCAACACATTTTGGGACACCATGGCCTGGAATTTTGCTTTCAACATTGATAGCTCTTGCAGTGTCTTACCTGAACTTTTCAAACATAATTTCATGCGTAAATTTCTTGTATAGTTTAGGCATGTTGCTAGAATTTGCATCATTTTTATGGCTTAGGAGGAAATTGCCTGAAATTGAGAGGCCATTTAGAGTACCACTGGGGCCGCCTGGCTTGATTGTTCTGTGCATTGTTCCATCTGGGTTTTTGGTTTACGTTATGGTTGTGGCTACTAAAACTGTGTATTTGGTGAGTGCATTGCTCACCGTTTTTGGGGTTCTTTGGTACTTCTCCATGAAGCTCTGTAAATCAAGAATGTGGCTTGCATTCAAGAATGTTGAGGAAAAATTGGCTGATGAGTTCGATTAG